The Flavobacterium sp. K5-23 genome segment TATCTTCGCTATGTTAGTAGGTATAGTTGTTGGAACTTATTCTTCATTATTTATTGCAACTCCGGTATTAGTAGATACTATATCAAGAGAGGATAAAAAGAAAGTTGAAAAAGAACATCAAGAAAATTAATTCTAAATCTAGAATTATTAAAAGACCCAACGTAAGTTGGGTCTTTTTTTTTTATTAAACCGAATTCTTTCAAGCAAAATAGATTAATTTAGTAAAGGAATTTAGGAATTGTGTCATTCTTTAAATTTGGTTATGTTTCTAAATCTATTTTTCACTTCAATTCTTTTTTTGTTTTTTAGTGTATTGTACCCTCAGGATGTATTTCAAAGAGTAACATTCGGTTTTTAATATGGTCTTGGAAAAGATATATCTAAAAAGGATTTTAGTTATAATAGCCATTATTATAAGCTACAGATAAATTATGCTATAAAAGAATCAAAAAGATATAGATACGATTTATCAATACAACCAGAAATTAATTTTGCTAAATACCAATCTGATAATGTTGTTTCATCTAATCTGATTATGATAAGGGAATATATTCTGAATCTAGGTTTTAAAATGAGTAAACCAATTACAGATAAATGTAATGTTTATTTACAAGGAAGTATTGGACCTATGATTAGTGATAAAGTTACTTATAGACTATCTAAAGGGTTTTCGTTTTCCGATGTGTTGGCTATAGGTATCACTTTTAAAGCTAACAAAGTGTCTTTCGATTTAAAGCCTAGTTTTCGCCATACTTCTAATGCAAGTATTCAAAAAATCAACTTCGGGTATAATATAATAAATGTAGAGTTTGGAGTTTATTTTCCTTTATAAACGGTATTTTATTCACTCATCTCTCGTTTGGGTTTAAATGTTAGTAATTGGCTGTTAATTGGTTAGTTGTTATTTTTTTTGGATAAATTGAAAAATGCCGTCCACGAATTTCTTATATTTACGTAATATTACTTTTATTGTATTGTCCCTTGTTTTTTTGTGGAATTTTTAAAACTTCGAACATGGAAAAATTTACTAAGTCATTTGTCTTTATTTTTTTGATTATAATTTTATCTGATTTAAGTATTTATGCTAAAAACGGTAGGTGTAGCTATGCAATTGAAAGTCTTGCCACCGCACCACCAACAGTTTATTCACCAGTTAGATATTGGCAAAATTGTTCAAAACCATTAACGGCAATTCCTTCAGGAGGAGGAACCTTGAATTGGTATCTTACAAATTTGCTGGCAGAAATCCCAATGGCTATAGCTCCAACACCTATTACGACTTCAGTTGGTTCGACAACAACTTATTATGTTAGTCAAACTATTGCGAGTATTGAAAGTATTCGTGTTCCAATTGTTGTTATAGTAGAAGCTGATAGTGGTGCTACTATTTTAAATTTTAAGTGTGATCCTTCTCAAATTCCAAGGTATTCTCTAAATTATACTCCTCCGGCTACAATTAATAATTCAGTTTTATTTGATTGGTCAAACAACAATGCATTTATTTCGCAGACGTATGTTTGTACTTATTCTATTCAAGGAGGTGCTTCAGTTACTGAATTTAATCCAAATAACGAATCACATTTTATAGTTACGAATTTGTTGCCTGGACAATCTGTGGAATTAACATTGACTTCCGCTTCGCATCCTTGTGTACCTTCAAAAAAAATGAAATGTATTGTGCCTTGTGGTGATTCAACTGTAACTCCAACATTTTCGCCAATTCCCACAACTTATTGTTTAAATGAAGCCCCGCTAGCTTTACCCAATTCTACCAATTCACCCCAAATTACCGGAACATGGAATCCTTTAACAATAGATACTTCGACATTAGGTACAACCGAATATATTTT includes the following:
- a CDS encoding acyloxyacyl hydrolase, whose protein sequence is MIREYILNLGFKMSKPITDKCNVYLQGSIGPMISDKVTYRLSKGFSFSDVLAIGITFKANKVSFDLKPSFRHTSNASIQKINFGYNIINVEFGVYFPL
- a CDS encoding T9SS type B sorting domain-containing protein, which codes for MEKFTKSFVFIFLIIILSDLSIYAKNGRCSYAIESLATAPPTVYSPVRYWQNCSKPLTAIPSGGGTLNWYLTNLLAEIPMAIAPTPITTSVGSTTTYYVSQTIASIESIRVPIVVIVEADSGATILNFKCDPSQIPRYSLNYTPPATINNSVLFDWSNNNAFISQTYVCTYSIQGGASVTEFNPNNESHFIVTNLLPGQSVELTLTSASHPCVPSKKMKCIVPCGDSTVTPTFSPIPTTYCLNEAPLALPNSTNSPQITGTWNPLTIDTSTLGTTEYIFTPDPILFPCATTNKMSVIVELIEPSFTDLVVCSGGVVPDLSTNTTSPNGITGSWLPSVIDNTINRNYVFTTDPNQCATASKTINVTVNPSNTLVNVAWTVTDAFVDNHQISVSATLAGNYQYQLDFGVFQSSPIFNNVSSGLHSITVIDINGCSSPITINNVLVIDYPRFFTPNGDSYNDTWNIDGLKDQTASVIRIFDRYGKFLKEIYPAGKGWDGIYNGQPMPGTDYWFVVDYADQNGIKIFKSHFSLKR